One genomic window of Glycine max cultivar Williams 82 chromosome 16, Glycine_max_v4.0, whole genome shotgun sequence includes the following:
- the LOC100799474 gene encoding putative FBD-associated F-box protein At5g22720 codes for MVPKPMVFELGSAVEVSIYDGSWFSGTIIGCDNSDRFLVQYHCNSVEIAVVSLHHLRPLPPPNSHQEFKSGDKVEVFHDHCWREGHITGDLVNGRFVVSFRYSKEMTFPKEQLREHRQWINDNWVSSNRDRISELPDNVLLHIMNFVDTKDAVKTCVLSKRWKDLGKGLVKLTFSPNLFELGLVGTVESADLLKVNGLVESFKKFASWVFSSRDDSCSLLNLTIRHTWTEPEHLDRIIKYAVFHNVQHLTLRIYSGFRPNFESIPLIFFSKSLTYLEIWNGCDLPEIILPKSLNLPALKSLKIGYFKFTATDNDCAEPFSNCLVLNSLMLIGCSLHDDAQVLRISNSTLSRLTIFGGKTYQIVLSTPNLSSFTILDSTVSHQLFSTCNLPFLGEVNIDMYRDGGSDEGWNEKSSIIMKWLHVLANVKMLTLYPRAFEIILRELSNPISLRPQPPSFVRLESLTVNTRLYANISDEVLISTLLGYLLQNSPMDKLDIINV; via the exons ATGGTGCCTAAACCTATGGTTTTCGAACTGGGCTCTGCGGTGGAAGTCAGCATCTACGACGGCTCATGGTTTTCAGGCACCATCATCGGCTGCGATAACTCCGACAGATTCTTGGTCCAGTACCATTGTAATTCGGTTGAGATCGCAGTTGTTAGTCTTCACCATCTCCGACCACTTCCTCCACCAAATAGCCACCAGGAATTCAAGTCCGGCGACAAGGTGGAGGTGTTCCACGACCACTGCTGGCGGGAAGGCCATATCACAGGAGATTTAGTTAATGGAAGGTTCGTTGTTTCTTTCCGATATTCGAAGGAGATGACGTTTCCGAAGGAGCAGCTTAGAGAACACCGGCAGTGGATCAATGACAATTGGGTTTCCTCAAACAGGGACAGGATCAGTGAGTTGCCTGACAACGTTCTTCTTcatataatgaattttgtgGACACAAAAGATGCTGTTAAAACCTGTGTCTTGTCTAAACGATGGAAGGACCTTGGCAAAGGACTAGTTAAACTCACATTCTCTCCAAACCTCTTTGAACTTGGGCTAGTTGGGACAGTTGAAAGTGCTGATCTCTTAAAGGTAAATGGGTTGGTTGAAAGTTTTAAGAAATTCGCATCTTGGGTTTTTTCTAGCCGAGATGACTCTTGTTCCCTGCTTAATCTTACTATTCGCCATACATGGACGGAGCCTGAACACCTAGATAGGATCATTAAATATGCTGTGTTTCACAATGTCCAGCACTTGACATTGCGTATATATTCAGGCTTTAGACCCAACTTTGAGTCCATCCCTTTAATCTTTTTCTCTAAGTCTTTGACATATCTTGAGATTTGGAATGGGTGTGACCTTCCTGAAATAATACTTCCAAAATCTCTTAACCTGCCTGCATTAAAAAGCTTGAAGATTGGATATTTCAAATTTACTGCAACTGACAATGACTGTGCTGAACCCTTTTCAAACTGTCTTGTTTTAAATTCTTTGATGCTTATAGGTTGTTCTTTGCATGATGATGCACAAGTCCTCCGCATATCTAATTCTACCCTTTCTAGATTGACAATATTTGGaggaaaaacttatcaaatTGTGCTCTCTACTCCAAATCTTAGTTCTTTTACTATTTTGGATAGTACTGTCAGTCACCAACTCTTCTCCACTTGCAATCTTCCTTTCCTTGGAGAAGTAAATATCGACATGTATAGGGACGGAGGTTCAGATGAAGGTTGGAACGAGAAAAGTTCAATAATCATGAAATGGCTACACGTGCTTGCCAATGTAAAAATGTTGACATTATATCCTCGTGCCTTTGAAATAATACTACGT GAACTCTCAAATCCCATTTCATTGAGACCTCAACCTCCGAGTTTTGTTAGATTGGAGTCATTGACAGTGAATACACGTTTATATGCAAACATATCAGATGAGGTACTAATAAGCACACTATTGGGGTACTTGCTTCAAAACTCTCCAATGGACAAACTTGATATCATAAATGTTTAA
- the LOC100782877 gene encoding uncharacterized protein LOC100782877: protein MKTLICAPNAAFNLSKLSPWKPNFQAYHHHPTHKLNYPFTTLKPRASAKGFSSTGPPTVASDNANTTKKPMRRKNNDDDDDELPQEVMYRLIGRILFSVGVPMGLGLALLGLFGELKEKHVWDAPLWLPFLTTLLTFGASSLGIAYGALSTSLDAEKEGSFLGVEQLQKNWVEMWQEKQEDEN, encoded by the coding sequence ATGAAAACTCTGATTTGTGCACCAAACGCAGCCTTCAATCTCTCAAAACTTTCTCCATGGAAACCAAACTTCCAAGCTTATCATCATCACCCTACACACAAACTCAACTACCCCTTCACCACATTAAAGCCACGTGCTAGTGCCAAAGGCTTTTCTTCCACGGGGCCTCCAACTGTTGCAAGTGATAATGCCAATACTACTAAGAAGCCcatgagaagaaaaaacaatgatgatgatgatgatgagcttCCCCAGGAAGTTATGTACAGGCTAATAGGTAGGATCTTGTTCTCTGTTGGGGTGCCAATGGGGTTGGGTTTGGCCTTGTTGGGCCTTTTTGGAGAGCTCAAGGAAAAGCATGTGTGGGATGCACCACTGTGGTTACCCTTTTTGACAACACTCTTGACTTTTGGAGCTTCCTCTCTTGGGATTGCGTATGGAGCACTTTCCACAAGTTTGGATGCTGAAAAGGAAGGTTCTTTTCTTGGGGTGGAACAGCTTCAGAAAAATTGGGTAGAGATGTGGCAGGAGAAACAAGAGGATGAAAACTAG